The Arachis ipaensis cultivar K30076 chromosome B05, Araip1.1, whole genome shotgun sequence nucleotide sequence TCATGTTGTAAGCTCATAGTCTCCAATTTTATATATTGTCATGTGCTGTACTTTTGATTTTCAGATACTTCAAGGGGCCTGAACTTCTAGTTGATTTGCAAGACTATGACTATTCATTAGATATGTGGAGCCTTGGCTGCATGTTTGCTGGAATGGTGAGAATTATAGTTACAGGTTATTGGATATTTATGGCCTACCCTTGGCATATTAGCTATGCTGATAGTATAAAAGTGAATGTACTTTtaacattcattgttttgatataGATATTTCGCAAGGAACCTTTCTTCTATGGTCATGACAACCATGATCAGCTTGTCAAAATAGCTAAGGTAGGATTCATGTTGCTCTGAAATAGTGTATAAATGTTTGAATGAATGAGTATCATGATCATgttggaaaattaaattaaatgtttAGTTCCAGATTATGCCTATGGTGTCATTTCCCTTGTACTGACCATCATTTCATTTACCAACATATTCATCTCTAAAAAGGAGTTACACCATTGCTAATGTTTGATTGACAAACATACTGaaatatttatttctaaaaaggagttattattaattatttgtgACATGCAGGTGCTTGGGACTGATGAACTGAACGCGTATCTGAATAAGTATCATCTAGAGCTTGATCCTCAACTTGATGCTCTTGTTGGAAGGTAAGTAttgtctttaattaattttccacATATTTCATCAgttttaatttagttaatttcattTACAACTTATCATTCCAGGGCAAGGCAGGTATCCTTGTCCAAGCAATCTCATCAGAAGTTTGCTGCTTATTTTGACTGAATATCCTCCTGCTATGTAAGAAAGATCACTGTTTTAACACATCTTTTATTATCTCTCTCTTGTGCAGACACAGTCGCAAACCATGGTCTAAGTTTATCAATGCAGATAATCAGCATCTTGTGTCTCCAGAGGTCATTTAAGCAGTTTTTCAATTTCGCATTGGCCTTGCATTTAGTGTACCCTGCAATGCAGTCTATCATTCTTGCATGTGTAGATACATATCTCATTCTTTCCACATGACTGACATGCAGGCAATTGATTTTCTTGATAAGCTCCTTCGGTATGATCACCAAGACAGGCTAACAGCCAGAGAAGCAATGGTAATGATAGTTTTTTCAATTTGACATAACATGGTTCTGAGGTTGCATATATAGTTTGTAATATTTTAGTTTAGCGCACGTGCGCGCACATATACGTCAGTTGTGTACTAACTTTTTTATGCCACCTTTGCGTATATCCTTCAGGCACATCCATATTTCTCTCAAGTTAGGGCTGCAGAAAGTAGCAGAATGAGGACACAGTAAATCATTTGTGTATCCATAAACCCGACTCCATATAATTCGGGATTGTTTTAAAGTACCCCCAATTGCACCTTGATTATATTCTGTTTATCATAGTTAATTTTCTTGTGGAGTGAAACTAGTATGTTTCGGTTGAAGAATAATGTTATATCTTGAAACTTGAGGTTGTGTCTGTTATGTTGTGATTACGTACAAGATCTTAGAGCCTAGGCAACGTTATTCTACTATAGAATTGTTAGGATGCCTTGATCCAGACCGGTAATATTTCCAAAGATTATGTGCTACATATTAAATTACTATACAATTTGTATACGGCTGAATTCAAAAAACAAGCGCTGAAATTCGTCATTCATTAGAAAGAGAGGGGGTGGGGggtggagaaaataaaaaaaactgaaGATGTTTATCTACATTTGAACATTCGTAAATAAACTATAGAAGCTCAATTATTGACTCATCTCCTCGCCTTGGCACGGTTTTTGTTTTCGGGGTGGGGGTGGATGGGATATCGTGGCCTGCATTTGCTATTGCTCGTTTGAACATTTACCCCATCCAGCATAGCCATCAACGTCAACACTCAACAGTTTCCAGCATCGATTTCAAGAGGTAGTAATGGTCATCAATCGCCACGAAAAAATATTTGAGAGTTTTTCATAATGAAAATTTCATATTAAATCTTACATATCATCGTGAATCTAAATTCAAAGCTGGTTTAAAACATGTCCGTAAAGGTCTGATACAAACAACTACTAATCATTTTTTCCGGTACAAACTAAACAGCCATTATAGCCAAATTCAATCTTCAGCAGCAAAGAGACAACACGTATATATAGTTATATACCAAAGTAAAATTGATTTCGAGCATATTGGAGAATAAAAAAAGTTCCATTTTTGGTTTGGTGACTTTAGTGTCATATAAGCTAACTTGTGATAATTTCATGATAAGACAGCAATTTATGTTTCTGCAAGAGACACTTAATATTAACAATAATTATCGTTAAACATTACAGTGACAGAAAAGAGAGAGCATCACAAGTTTCTTCCCAAAATTTGGGAAAATCATATTAAATGTTCTCCCTCCCCTTCTTGTCTCTCCACACAACACACAGACACAGCCAACATAAATATGAGGAGGATCTCTGTGAATGGATTAATGGAAAGAGGCCATGATGATATTAAGTTCTCTCCACTTGTGCTCCCCAATATGTTCACTTTTTAGTTTTTAAGGTGAGGAAAACAAACATAAACATCGGATTTAGGGTGTTTGGCTTCGGCGTGCTCCCTGCACTTCACTTCTGATGTGGTGCACATAAATGTCTGCATGCATACCTTGCACTGCAATCATCAATCACaacattatttatttttatcagtCAAGTACAATTCCGCTTCAATCACTTTATTTCAATAAACCTTGTGAAATAAACAGTCAGGTTCACcttttgttcttttatctctCCTAGTGCATTCATATATTCCTTACACATACTGGATTCAAATCTAAGTGAATTTGGATATTAAACCATCAATAATCTTAATATATTAGTAAACACATTGCATAACTTTTACATGATAGTCTTTTTAAGAACATATCTTCGGACTTGTTAGATCATACAGTTAAGAGGTATAGCAATATGGTAAAGATCACCCAAGCGAACAAGAACAATAACCTAGAAGTCAAGAACcaagacaaaaaataaaaacaaaaaaaaggaacaATTTCCCAAGGTTTTGATGCAGATGAAATATTCTTCtttgaacaaaaaaaattgatCAATTACTTTACagctctttatttatttattattattatgttaccTTTCCCACAAGAGAACCATTCATTAATATTTTCGTTGAAAACAGGACAAAGCAGACACGACTGAAATTGAAGTACTATGAGACTATAATCACCAAATTACCTGGATCGACATAGCTTTCTTGTTTGAATCCAGCTGGCTTCCTAACACGTATAAAGAAAACAATTAGAATCAACAACTACACCAGATCTAACACATCTCAATTTTCCAGATTTCTTTTTAACCAAatcagaattaaaatattttccgCCTTCTCGAGGTTCTTCTCACGAGCCATCTTTGCCTTTTGCCCATTGCCTCCTCCCATGACTGGGTGCGCGAGCTGAGAACCACGAAaccctaattattattattattattattatttcccaAAAGGGGAGCGAGCTTAGTCGCGGAAGCACCAAGCAAAGAACCACAGGGAAATATGAATGGCGACGATATATGCCTCAAGCAGTCAAGcgatatattattaaattattattattttactttatttctttttgtttttggtaAAGTTttactttctttctattttctaacAAAGGGCGGGCTTAAGCCTATTAGCCCAAGCCCAAAgaatttcatttatttatttattgtgccTGTAAAGTTTTTATATAaacttatttagttatttatcaCTACTTTCTCCTATGTGTTTTTGGAGTATTAAGTTTaaagttattatttaatttagtttctaaaTTTGCACGTTAATCTTAATTTAGTCTATAAAATTTTAATAGTTTTTATTTAACTTTCAAATTTTATAATAAAGTATTGACATGGACATAAAATAGCATCCTAAAATCTATTAACGTTCAAATAGTATAAAAATGACACTGTATCACTTGTTTTGGAaggaaaaattttaataaatactaTTTATAATGTTGTTCTGGAGCTATTTGAGtgttaaaactaaaataatgttATTTTATAGAGTTTAGTATCGGTTGTTCAGATCAACATTCCATTAACGTCTGTACGTCAAAATTTGTTTTAGAGACTAACATGAGTCACGTTCGCAAAGTTTGAGAACTAAATAAAGCTCGTTGAAACTTTAGGCCGTGTTTAGAAGAGAGATTAAGACAGAGAGACAAAGACTAAATTAAGTCTTTATATTATGTTTGGTATAAAGTGTACATAACTAAGTTATGTCTTAGTATCTTATTTCGTTTAAGATAAATATAGAAATGAAATaagaatatttattaaaatatctttagttataaaaaaaattgttattaaaattttgtctctatctctaaaaattttagttttttgtgTCAACCGTTTCTATTTTTTAGAAGTACGTATTGAAGGgattaaaattttgtatttcgaaactaaaattataattttagtctcTAGCCATTAAAATACAATATTGGGTCTGATTTCTCAGTCTCTAAAAATAAATACTATtttagaaactaaattaaaatttatttataaatttccaTACTAAATTGAATATTTATTAAATTCTACTAAATTCTTTTCACCTAGTACATAAATAGTTATGAATATGATTGGTTGGTAGTATATTCAATGCATTTTAATTAAACTTTTACAAATGGTATattcaataataattttataatattagttgttgatagaatatatatatatatatataatcatcgATACTTATAGATTTTGTTGTTTTTATACTTGATCATGTCATCATTGATCCCAAATTCAATATAAATGTTGCAGTACAACGATAAAACGTGTTAATCTGGAGTAATAATAGTCTAACTCACTACCTCGGCGAGTCTGGACAACTTTGCTTAGACAACACACAAAAACAAGTGaggaaaaaaataacaaaaaaaaatgtaaaaataatagagaagaaagaaatagagacatACATATATAAAGATATGATTTCACTAGAATTTACATACCAAATGTTTCTCGTTAAATTTtctagaagaaaagaaaaggctAGCAAAAGAAGGTATGCTATTTCTTAAGAAATTAGATTTGACTATGAGGAAAAAGTTGATTTGGTATGGCAAAAACTACATAGAAAACTAAGTGAATACCTGTCTGATAAACCCATGGTTCTTTGACAGCTTTCAGCATCAACAAGAAAAAATGTCCTAAtacgaattttttttttcttttcaattacaACCAGTCAACCCAACAAATAGTATATTGTGTGTtgttgatgaaaaaaaaaaaaacagaaagaatAAAAGAGTTGGTACAGTTTATAAAAATAGTTGAACTCAAATAACTTGACTGTGATCTCATTATAAATGTGACGAATTTTTTAATAGATATGCTTATGCTTATACTAGTAAATAGTAATTCCTTTAGAGATATGACTTGAAAATCTTGACCTTTGTTTACCTTTAACAATAGTACAATACTACAANNNNNNNNNNNNNNNNNNNNNNNNNNNNNTTATTATGTTaagttaaatatattaaattatcaattcttATAAATAATCACCTAACAAATAAGGGTGTTATTAACAAATTACAAAATGACCGATGATTTCAGCCTAAAAAACCTAGGAACCTGTTTTGAATCCCAGTGGAAATTGACTGATCCGATAATAATATTCTTAgagaaaagaaaatcaaaaccgCTTTGAAATTATGTGATGAGCGTGTAAGGTCCCTGGCTCTTTGTTGCAGGGCCACCGATGTAgtatggtggtggtggaagagtcATTTTCTTACACCGACTAGCATATATACATGGCTTGAGTAAAACGTAACATGTATATAATCCTAAAACAGAAATGCATCAGAAAAATATAATCTACTTCTATAcacttatttatatattttgagTATGTATTTATTTTGGTTCTTAAAGAATTTTGGACCAGGCATTTTAGTcctcaactaaaattaattactcgattggtccctaacaattaattctGTCAGTTACTTAGGTCCTTGACTCCGTCAACTTTAACggaagacaaaatggtccctgacaaCTATAACATGGGACAAAATGATCTCTGACAACTCTAACAAGAGACAAAATGATCTCTTACCCGTTTATTCGAAAACGACGCTGTTCTTCCTAATTTTtttcatatctcgcataaccttaacattcatactctccttcttcactttcacagtcttcttttccatcttttccttCCTTCTCTTTAACTCCAAGACTAAGCCTTGGTGTAATTGCCACACGTGTTgcacctacctcaacatgtcatggaCCACACACTTTCTAAATCTCTATGACTGGTACATCCACCTCCCTGCACTTCAGCCACTAGAAACATCAACTTCTACGTCCTCGATAACATCACTTCCAATCTCGACAATGTCCACGACATTctcaagaccaagttccacaactaCTCCAAGGACACGCCTTTCTCCACTCTCCGACAAGaaatatagattgttggacattaggacatcatAAGAAGATTATCTttcgacatcatatgcaaattctcatttgaaatagaTACTGAGTGCTTCACTCATTCTTTCCCAGAGTCCAAGTTGACAGACAGTTTCGACCTCGCATCCAAGCTATCAGTATAACCAACAATGTCGCCGTTGCCGCTCATATGGAAACTGAAGCAATTACTGAACATTGGTTCGGAGAAGAAGCCGAAGGAAGCGATCAGAGTGGTGGACAATGTGGTCATGAAGATGATAGTGCAGAGGAGGAGGGAGATGGCAATGACGACAACGGATCTTGACAAATCAAACTTGCTGTCTAGATTCATGGGATCCATCGAAGATGACAAGTAGTTGAGAGACATAGTCATTAGTTtcctgagtatgaattggttgagaacaagttgaagattttttttcttatgaACATTGGAGTTGTAGAGTGTGTATTGTGTAGCTTGAAGTTACAGTGTTAGACTATTAGTGAACAGAGGAGATCAAGGACTATTTCGTCCTATGTTAGAGTtgttagggactattttgtcctccgttaAAATTGACggagttaattgttagggaccaatcgat carries:
- the LOC107640047 gene encoding uncharacterized protein At2g23090 — its product is MGGGNGQKAKMAREKNLEKAEKGSQLDSNKKAMSIQVIVLVRLGDLYHIAIPLNLQGMHADIYVHHIRSEVQGARRSQTP